From a region of the Oncorhynchus tshawytscha isolate Ot180627B linkage group LG14, Otsh_v2.0, whole genome shotgun sequence genome:
- the LOC112266718 gene encoding high affinity cGMP-specific 3',5'-cyclic phosphodiesterase 9A-like isoform X3: protein MGSSSSSYAPKTIYLDVDGKVQKVVFSRHCSPCDIKELLCSSSNIPRNTAIMMVDPEGALVSIDPTMPTNSPNSLYKVISLSTGQLGEKEDMFQNVLSQVAEQFSRAFRINELKTEVTNRLAMLEKRVELEGLKVVEIEKCKNDLKKLRDEMTSRGGGRVGNCPCKYNFSDDGKKLNPRRDVPSYPKYTLSQETIEALKKPTFDVWHWEHNEMLSCLEYMYHDLGLVKEFNMNPITLKRWLLGIQENYRSNPFHNFRHCFCVSQMMYGMINLCNLPEKMTLTDMGILMTAAVCHDLDHPGYNNTYQINARTELAVRYNDISPLENHHCAVAFQILSLPECNIFANVELEAYKQIRQAIITLILATDMARHGEILDSFKHKVDSFDFTNEEHVTCLKMVLIKCCDISNEVRPTEVAEPWVDCLLEEYFMQSDREKTEGLPVAPFMDRDKVTKPTAQIGFIKFVLIPMFETVLKLFPQIEEIMVQPLRDSRDHYEELKQIDDAMTEKKKTENMSLGGKKK, encoded by the exons GTGGTTTTCAGTCGGCATTGTAGCCCATGTGACATCAAGGAGCTCCTTTGTTCCTCGTCCAACATCCCCAG GAATACTGCCATCATGATGGTGGATCCTGAAGGGGCCCTGGTGTCCATAGACCCGACCATGCCTACCAACTCTCCCAA CTCCTTGTACAAAGTCATTTCCTTGTCCACCGGTCAGCTCGGAG AGAAAGAAGACATGTTTCAAAATGTGTTATCTCAGGTGGCAGAGCAGTTCAGCAG GGCTTTCCGAATCAACGAGCTGAAAACTGAGGTGACCAACAGACTGGCCATGTTGGAGAAAAGAGTTGAGT TGGAGGGACTGAAGGTTGTGGAGATTGAGAAGTGCAAAAATGACCTAAAGAAACTACGAGATGAGATGACATCCAGAGGCGGAGGGAG AGTCGGGAACTGTCCCTGCAAGTACAACTTCTCAGACGACGGGAAGAAACTTAATCCCAGACGTGACGTCCCAAGTTATCCAAAG TATACCTTATCCCAGGAGACTATTGAAGCACTGAAGAAGCCAACATTCGATGTCTGGCATTGGGAACACAACGAG ATGCTGAGCTGCTTGGAGTACATGTACCATGACTTGGGACTGGTGAAGGAATTCAACATGAACCCCATCACTCTCAAACGCTGGCTG CTGGGCATTCAGGAGAACTATCGCAGCAACCCGTTCCACAACTTCCGCCACTGCTTCTGTGTCAGTCAGATGATGTATGGCATGATTAACCTGTGTAACCTGCCG gAGAAGATGACTCTGACGGACATGGGCATTCTCATGACAGCTGCAGTGTGCCACGATCTGGACCACCCCGGCTACAACAACAC GTATCAGATCAATGCTCGCACAGAGCTGGCTGTGCGTTACAACGATATATCTCCCCTGGAGAACCATCACTGCGCCGTGGCCTTCCAGATCCTCTCGCTGCCCGAGTGCAACATATTTGCCAACGTCGAGTTGGAGGCCTACAAGCAGATCAGACAG GCCATCATTACCCTGATCTTGGCCACAGACATGGCCCGGCATGGAGAGATATTAGACTCCTTCAAACATAAAGTGGACAGCTTTGACTTCACCAATGAGGAGCATGTCACATGC CTGAAGATGGTTCTGATCAAATGCTGCGACATCTCCAATGAGGTCCGGCCAACAGAGGTGGCCGAACCCTGGGTGGACTGTCTGCTGGAGGAGTACTTCATGCAG AGTGACAGGGAGAAGACTGAAGGGCTGCCGGTGGCTCCGTTTATGGACAGAGACAAAGTGACCAAGCCCACTGCCCAGATCGGATTCATCAAGTTTGTCCTCATCCCAATGTTTGAGACAGTCCTGAAG CTCTTCCCCCAGATTGAGGAGATCATGGTGCAGCCTCTGAGAGACTCTAGAGACCACTATGAGGAGCTGAAGCAGATCGATGACGCCATGACAGAG AAGAAGAAAACGGAAAATATGTCATTAGGAGGGAAGAAGAAGTAA
- the LOC112266718 gene encoding high affinity cGMP-specific 3',5'-cyclic phosphodiesterase 9A-like isoform X2: MGSSSSSYAPKTIYLDVDGKVQKVVFSRHCSPCDIKELLCSSSNIPRNTAIMMVDPEGALVSIDPTMPTNSPNSLYKVISLSTGQLGEKEDMFQNVLSQVAEQFSRAFRINELKTEVTNRLAMLEKRVELEGLKVVEIEKCKNDLKKLRDEMTSRGGGRVGNCPCKYNFSDDGKKLNPRRDVPSYPKYTLSQETIEALKKPTFDVWHWEHNEMLSCLEYMYHDLGLVKEFNMNPITLKRWLLGIQENYRSNPFHNFRHCFCVSQMMYGMINLCNLPEKMTLTDMGILMTAAVCHDLDHPGYNNTYQINARTELAVRYNDISPLENHHCAVAFQILSLPECNIFANVELEAYKQIRQAIITLILATDMARHGEILDSFKHKVDSFDFTNEEHVTCLKMVLIKCCDISNEVRPTEVAEPWVDCLLEEYFMQSDREKTEGLPVAPFMDRDKVTKPTAQIGFIKFVLIPMFETVLKLFPQIEEIMVQPLRDSRDHYEELKQIDDAMTEAQKKKTENMSLGGKKK; this comes from the exons GTGGTTTTCAGTCGGCATTGTAGCCCATGTGACATCAAGGAGCTCCTTTGTTCCTCGTCCAACATCCCCAG GAATACTGCCATCATGATGGTGGATCCTGAAGGGGCCCTGGTGTCCATAGACCCGACCATGCCTACCAACTCTCCCAA CTCCTTGTACAAAGTCATTTCCTTGTCCACCGGTCAGCTCGGAG AGAAAGAAGACATGTTTCAAAATGTGTTATCTCAGGTGGCAGAGCAGTTCAGCAG GGCTTTCCGAATCAACGAGCTGAAAACTGAGGTGACCAACAGACTGGCCATGTTGGAGAAAAGAGTTGAGT TGGAGGGACTGAAGGTTGTGGAGATTGAGAAGTGCAAAAATGACCTAAAGAAACTACGAGATGAGATGACATCCAGAGGCGGAGGGAG AGTCGGGAACTGTCCCTGCAAGTACAACTTCTCAGACGACGGGAAGAAACTTAATCCCAGACGTGACGTCCCAAGTTATCCAAAG TATACCTTATCCCAGGAGACTATTGAAGCACTGAAGAAGCCAACATTCGATGTCTGGCATTGGGAACACAACGAG ATGCTGAGCTGCTTGGAGTACATGTACCATGACTTGGGACTGGTGAAGGAATTCAACATGAACCCCATCACTCTCAAACGCTGGCTG CTGGGCATTCAGGAGAACTATCGCAGCAACCCGTTCCACAACTTCCGCCACTGCTTCTGTGTCAGTCAGATGATGTATGGCATGATTAACCTGTGTAACCTGCCG gAGAAGATGACTCTGACGGACATGGGCATTCTCATGACAGCTGCAGTGTGCCACGATCTGGACCACCCCGGCTACAACAACAC GTATCAGATCAATGCTCGCACAGAGCTGGCTGTGCGTTACAACGATATATCTCCCCTGGAGAACCATCACTGCGCCGTGGCCTTCCAGATCCTCTCGCTGCCCGAGTGCAACATATTTGCCAACGTCGAGTTGGAGGCCTACAAGCAGATCAGACAG GCCATCATTACCCTGATCTTGGCCACAGACATGGCCCGGCATGGAGAGATATTAGACTCCTTCAAACATAAAGTGGACAGCTTTGACTTCACCAATGAGGAGCATGTCACATGC CTGAAGATGGTTCTGATCAAATGCTGCGACATCTCCAATGAGGTCCGGCCAACAGAGGTGGCCGAACCCTGGGTGGACTGTCTGCTGGAGGAGTACTTCATGCAG AGTGACAGGGAGAAGACTGAAGGGCTGCCGGTGGCTCCGTTTATGGACAGAGACAAAGTGACCAAGCCCACTGCCCAGATCGGATTCATCAAGTTTGTCCTCATCCCAATGTTTGAGACAGTCCTGAAG CTCTTCCCCCAGATTGAGGAGATCATGGTGCAGCCTCTGAGAGACTCTAGAGACCACTATGAGGAGCTGAAGCAGATCGATGACGCCATGACAGAG GCACAGAAGAAGAAAACGGAAAATATGTCATTAGGAGGGAAGAAGAAGTAA
- the LOC112266718 gene encoding high affinity cGMP-specific 3',5'-cyclic phosphodiesterase 9A-like isoform X1, protein MGSSSSSYAPKTIYLDVDGKVQKVVFSRHCSPCDIKELLCSSSNIPRNTAIMMVDPEGALVSIDPTMPTNSPNSLYKVISLSTGQLGEKEDMFQNVLSQVAEQFSRAFRINELKTEVTNRLAMLEKRVELEGLKVVEIEKCKNDLKKLRDEMTSRGGGRVGNCPCKYNFSDDGKKLNPRRDVPSYPKYTLSQETIEALKKPTFDVWHWEHNEMLSCLEYMYHDLGLVKEFNMNPITLKRWLLGIQENYRSNPFHNFRHCFCVSQMMYGMINLCNLPEKMTLTDMGILMTAAVCHDLDHPGYNNTYQINARTELAVRYNDISPLENHHCAVAFQILSLPECNIFANVELEAYKQIRQAIITLILATDMARHGEILDSFKHKVDSFDFTNEEHVTCLKMVLIKCCDISNEVRPTEVAEPWVDCLLEEYFMQSDREKTEGLPVAPFMDRDKVTKPTAQIGFIKFVLIPMFETVLKLFPQIEEIMVQPLRDSRDHYEELKQIDDAMTEGSGSRFMIQKFKKVVGRPDLRL, encoded by the exons GTGGTTTTCAGTCGGCATTGTAGCCCATGTGACATCAAGGAGCTCCTTTGTTCCTCGTCCAACATCCCCAG GAATACTGCCATCATGATGGTGGATCCTGAAGGGGCCCTGGTGTCCATAGACCCGACCATGCCTACCAACTCTCCCAA CTCCTTGTACAAAGTCATTTCCTTGTCCACCGGTCAGCTCGGAG AGAAAGAAGACATGTTTCAAAATGTGTTATCTCAGGTGGCAGAGCAGTTCAGCAG GGCTTTCCGAATCAACGAGCTGAAAACTGAGGTGACCAACAGACTGGCCATGTTGGAGAAAAGAGTTGAGT TGGAGGGACTGAAGGTTGTGGAGATTGAGAAGTGCAAAAATGACCTAAAGAAACTACGAGATGAGATGACATCCAGAGGCGGAGGGAG AGTCGGGAACTGTCCCTGCAAGTACAACTTCTCAGACGACGGGAAGAAACTTAATCCCAGACGTGACGTCCCAAGTTATCCAAAG TATACCTTATCCCAGGAGACTATTGAAGCACTGAAGAAGCCAACATTCGATGTCTGGCATTGGGAACACAACGAG ATGCTGAGCTGCTTGGAGTACATGTACCATGACTTGGGACTGGTGAAGGAATTCAACATGAACCCCATCACTCTCAAACGCTGGCTG CTGGGCATTCAGGAGAACTATCGCAGCAACCCGTTCCACAACTTCCGCCACTGCTTCTGTGTCAGTCAGATGATGTATGGCATGATTAACCTGTGTAACCTGCCG gAGAAGATGACTCTGACGGACATGGGCATTCTCATGACAGCTGCAGTGTGCCACGATCTGGACCACCCCGGCTACAACAACAC GTATCAGATCAATGCTCGCACAGAGCTGGCTGTGCGTTACAACGATATATCTCCCCTGGAGAACCATCACTGCGCCGTGGCCTTCCAGATCCTCTCGCTGCCCGAGTGCAACATATTTGCCAACGTCGAGTTGGAGGCCTACAAGCAGATCAGACAG GCCATCATTACCCTGATCTTGGCCACAGACATGGCCCGGCATGGAGAGATATTAGACTCCTTCAAACATAAAGTGGACAGCTTTGACTTCACCAATGAGGAGCATGTCACATGC CTGAAGATGGTTCTGATCAAATGCTGCGACATCTCCAATGAGGTCCGGCCAACAGAGGTGGCCGAACCCTGGGTGGACTGTCTGCTGGAGGAGTACTTCATGCAG AGTGACAGGGAGAAGACTGAAGGGCTGCCGGTGGCTCCGTTTATGGACAGAGACAAAGTGACCAAGCCCACTGCCCAGATCGGATTCATCAAGTTTGTCCTCATCCCAATGTTTGAGACAGTCCTGAAG CTCTTCCCCCAGATTGAGGAGATCATGGTGCAGCCTCTGAGAGACTCTAGAGACCACTATGAGGAGCTGAAGCAGATCGATGACGCCATGACAGAG GGCTCTGGCTCTCGTTTTATGATCCAAAAATTCAAAAAGGTCGTGGGTCGTCCTGATCTGCGTCTTTGA